The Panthera uncia isolate 11264 chromosome C2, Puncia_PCG_1.0, whole genome shotgun sequence genome contains a region encoding:
- the LOC125921653 gene encoding LOW QUALITY PROTEIN: cytochrome c oxidase assembly protein COX18, mitochondrial-like (The sequence of the model RefSeq protein was modified relative to this genomic sequence to represent the inferred CDS: deleted 1 base in 1 codon), whose amino-acid sequence MPQVIVECLVFYSGQCGLQVQKHQEERSTQTCFAGFGGRWLHCNLGPGACLLCQRPRCHESLCSAGVGWRRQSWQLAPAVATSLAAGARTWPHQHWYRRRAGATPHARCHRSALVVPCCPNHRGPAGRGLHPPPPPLLPHAYWHYVLAKVENLQPEIKSIARHLNQEGAVSADQLRWSKRVARPTYLKNTGRLVSELYVRDNCHPLKATVLVWIRFPMWIFMSVALWNFSTGATHSDVGFSIQEQLPTSGVLWFPDLTALDSSWILLISVGVISLLIMEIFALQKIEMTHFQMYITCFVRVVSVLMIPIAATLPSSIVVYCLCSRFMGLSQNLLLHSPGFCQLCQIPLTKSDSDTPCKDLFAAFYAKFISRE is encoded by the exons ATGCCGCAGGTCATTGTAGAG TGCTTAGTTTTCTACTCTGGGCAGTGTGGCTTACAGGTGCAGAAGCATCAAGAAGAAAGGTCAACCCAGACATGTTTTGCCGGCTTTGGCGGTAGGTGGCTGCACTGCAACTTGGGGCCAGGGGCCTGCCTCTTGTGCCAACGTCCACGGTGCCATGAATCACTCTGCTCTGCGGGTGTGGGTTGGCGGCGTCAGTCTTGGCAGTTGGCTCCGGCAGTGGCCACGTCCCTGGCAGCTGGGGCGAGGACCTGGCCACATCAGCACTGGTACAGACGCAGAGCAGGTGCTACTCCGCACGCACGCTGCCACAGGTCTGCCCTAGTGGTCCCGTGTTGTCCTAACCACCGAGGTCCTGCTGGGCGTGGTctacacccccctcccccgcccctacTACCGCACGCTTACTGGCACTACGTCCTGGCCAAGGTGGAAAATTTGCAGCCAGAGATAAAAAGCATTGCAAGGCATCTTAACCAAGAAGGTGCAGTTAGTGCAGATCAGTTGAGGTGGTCCAAAAGAGTTGCCAGGCCAACTTACCTAAAGAATACGGGGAGGCTGGTTTCAGAGCTGTATGTTCGGGATAACTGCCACCCTCTCAAAGCCACTGTGTTGGTCTGGATTCGGTTTCCAATGTGGATCTTCATGTCTGTTGCTCTTTGGAATTTTAGCACAGGGGCAACACATTCAGATGTAGGTTTTTCTATTCAGGAACAGTTACCTACTAGTGGGGTCCTGTGGTTTCCTGACCTCACTGCACTGGATTCCTCTTGGATTCTGCTTATCTCTGTTGGTGTCATCAGTTTATTAATAATGGAGATTTTTGCTCTGCAAAAAATTGAAATGACTCATTTTCAGATGTATATTACGTGCTTTGTTCGTGTGGTATCAGTGTTGATGATTCCAATTGCTGCAACACTACCTTCATCAATTGTCGTCTACTGCTTATGTTCCAGATTCATGGGCCTTTCACAGAATTTGTTGTTGCATTCTCCT GGTTTTTGCCAACTTTGCCAAATACCGTTGACCAAGTCAGATTCAGACACGCCTTGTAAGGACCTCTTTGCCGCCTTTTATGCTAAGTTTATTTCAAGAGAATGA